From Lucilia cuprina isolate Lc7/37 chromosome 4, ASM2204524v1, whole genome shotgun sequence:
ttaattctttaaatatgtatttacatatgaGTAGTTGTGTGTGTCCCCATAAGTCTCACTCACCCTAAGTATCATTGTAAAGTATCAAATGCATCCATagaattcaattaaatattctACTCATATCACATTTTTTCTTTCCAATTAACAAAAAGCACTTGTCATAAAAACGATACATTGGTTGTCGTATTCATTCATATATTTcagtttataattttacttGTGGATACAGTGTGACATTGACTTTAAATTAATGGAGAAATTAGTGAGTtccttatttttattgaaacaagtaagagtgtaaTATTCGACTATACCGAATCTTATCAGATCCCGtagaaataaatgtaatttcagAATGTGACCtaatataaatagatagatctTAACGTTATGTTTGTCATTTTCGACATTTACTTAGGTTAAGTTAATATGGGATTTTTCTACAAActtcaaatttaaagaaatacacctaggccacattCGATTCCGTTGTGCACTTCCTTTTATGGTAAACATAAttgcatagattttttcaacaTTAAGACTTTTGGTCCCTTTTGAGGGTGCTGCTCTCGTTAGGGTCTCCCCATGTGATCTTTTGGGTTCTACCaacctttttattattttaattggcTCTCAAACTTATTTTGTGTTCGTCAGGTCAACTACCTCGAGTTCCCTTACTTTTAAAGCTATTATATTCGCTTTTTCGATGCCGATTACTCCCGAGTGTCCTGGTACCCATATTATGTAATTCTTACCAATTTTAGCCCTTACCAATGATGTAGCTTTATTACCATTATTACCAATACGGTCTTAGGTTCAACTTTATCACATATTAACTAATTCCCTAATTGGCTTCTGGCTTTCGTTAAATATGGTAAaccctgtgggcgccatatttattgtaaacaatttaCATATTCGTTGTGATTTAACAAAACTGtggtatatttttgtttctggCTCTTCAATATAAAACCCTAGGCCCACTTTGTCCCATAGTGTTCCGCTTGATAATGACATTCTATCTGAAAACAGCATTCTGACGTATTTTATAACTTATGGCCATTTCGTCTAATATTATGATCCATTCAGCTGTAAGTGCCGCCtcataaatgtaaaattttatacattttacattatgtcgaattttatagcTATAGTTGTAATCTAAGACTAGGAGTAATCGTAAACCGATTTTGCAGACTTTAACTACCAAACAAGTTGCATCAATACAAATAACTACACATGGAAACTTTGGATTTTTGTgggaaaaaagaaatatcaatacCTCTCGCGGTACGAAGTTTCTTATACATTCGGgaaactttaaaagagaattaagaaaacgTTTTTCAACAACAGTTTTCCAGTGTGGATCGCCACTTAGaatctaaaaataatccatACTTAATGGTTGCAAATAGAATCGAAATATATCTACTACATCTCACTTgattgtgaaaaaaaataaaataattttttgcttaTGTCGAAAACAAATCAAACTATGTAACTTAATACAGCTTTtgtgtaatttattttctttcacactgtatgtttttttatatgttcataaaaagtatgtaataataattggtaaacatttttataattttactgaatttaagtatttttctttatgaCTCTTGAAATCAATTGAAATCTTAACTACGAATTGTTTTGACTTGTTATGAGCCtacttctgtaaacaaatgtGTACATTAAcccatttaaataaatagtaattaaaattatattgttaaatgaaattctataaattaaaattacatatttattaagatacataatgatattttatgaaatgaaaatgtttatatactCTATACACTAAATTAtctcttgtttaaaaatattaaattaatcagAGAATTATACGATAAATTTAATatggattttttgttttgtaaacttTAGAAAGATTTGAGCAATTCTtataagtaagaaattatatattttatgttcaaaaaGATTTTcgtatacaaattattttttcgtcTGTTCTACAAAAACATGCAGTtacttttactataaaaaaatttttgttggaaTTTGAACTCTtatcttgtttttataaatagaaaacacaATGAAAACATTTGATTGTTTTCGAACACTAATGATATGTAGATTTACTTTCCAATAGTAAGTATCTATAATAATTTCTAGTGTCTTTTTCCTtttgacaattataaataacgacaaattcaattttttattcataacaatttggattgttttgtatacatacacatttatttaaaccACTGTCTAGATATGTCATTTcattatattaacaaattatctttatggttttaataaaaaataaacaatttatattgttataaaaatttcatataatgatttatattattatagtaCGTATTGCAGAAATTCATGTGTGGCCGTCCTACTGTTTACTATTATAAATTacgattacatacatattttgatattttcgaTTATTGGGGGAGAGGCAGGCATATTCAATTTATCATTCCAACTGTCATAAATTagaatacaatttgttttatctAATTAAAACTCACAAACACTTGATGCGAATGATATGGAACTATTTCTATATGTCAAGGTGAAAGGtgtcagtttttgttttaacgGTTAATGtcaataactattttttcaatataagtgGATGTGTATCTTTTGCGATATATAACGTAtctaactttttttgtaaattttccatttctagtaaaatttaaaagaataaaacattTCTTTGACATGTCAAACAATATCTGACAAACAAAGTGTTTCCTCTTAAGAAGATGGTTTAGACTGTTAGTTTGGAGGTAGAAGATTCGATGCTGTCCACAGTGTTCTTGGGATcatactaattaactaactagctCTTTATGGGTCTTCCAGATGTTAAGTATAGGAATTTTTCATTTAAGGCTCAAAAAGTGTTGATAAATAttgacaaattaattttaattggttATTAATTGTGTTGAAAGTAATAGAGAAATGCATGTATAATTGATCCTATATGGacacaaaatttgaaaatctattaaaatatcttaattattGGGATTCATTCGAGTCATTGTCAATTTtgtattctttaagaaaattttattttaaaattttaatcaaacccataaaaacaaatttttgcagtaaataaacaaaattattaaataatcttTAGAAATCGAAAAATTCAACTTATTGGTTTGTGCTAATCgaatttttaattgataaaaaattacttatcaTGGTGAATTGTGTAAATGGGTCCTTAAAAAAGTTACACACATGTTtgattaaaactatatatatcATAACGTAAAATcaaggttttctttttttaataactttatttaaagtaCCTACTgaagtacatacatactataCGTGAGCAAGAAAAAGTATATTCTACAAATTACATCAGTGTACAGAAATAAGGTGTTAATGACTTTTGTACTTTATATGTACATCAttaaaatgtacatataaaGCTTAGTtcgcaatattaatataatatttataataataaataataggaCAAGTATAGTCGTTATACACCATCATTTAGTTATTATCAACTAGTCCCCATAGATAATAttgataataattttgttttgaaattattcGACCTTTGGAAATAACAGCTGACGAAAAACGACGATATGTATAAGATTAAAGATATACGAAGAAGCAACAAAATACCTAAATGTCTTCATTTCTATTTCATTGTGTATTTTCTACACTTAACTgcaaatcaaaatatattttattgattatttcctataaatttgtttatcagCTGtgggtaaatttttttttattaaatgctaTAGTCATTGTGATTTGTGcaaatatagaataaaaaatgttatttgtatACGAAAGGTAAAAAATACGTTAGATTAGCTGTTAAAAAATATGGTATAATTTAAAGATTACAAGAGAAGACAGAAATTATAAAGAATGTTTTAATGTctgaaaatctaataaaatttaaaatattaatgatgtGTATCTTGTAGCTAAAGTTTATTCAAGCACACAGTTAATATGATCGGTCAAAATCTTGTGTAGAAGGATAAGGGTTACATTGTCTAAATGTAATCAAACAGggttggcaaaattggtacaatTCGATCTTCAAAAGTACAATAGTACACCAATAAcccattttatacaattttaaaatatgaaattattattaaaaatttgtatttttaacacaaaatttaaagacTTTTACTTAATTTCGGAAGAGGATATTGTAAAGAATCCTGGAAGAGATTATAACCATTCAACATTTAACAAAGGTATTCTATACACTAGACAAGAATGTGTagactagtcttttgtctagtttatgtatatttaatctatagttattttttaagtacttttaactAGACGTTTAAAGTATTTCTGAATTGGTCTTTAGACTAGTGCAAAAACTCTATGTActagtttattgtcttgttATAGTATATTTcccagtctatagaatagactagcagTCTATTCTAAAGAATGTTTTAATGTctaaaaatctaataaagtttaaaatattaatgatgtATCTTGTAGCTAAAATTTATTCAAGCACACAATCAATATGACCGGTCAAAATCTTGTGTAGAAGGATAAGGGTGTCTAAatgtaatacatatgtatgtaatcaaACAGGATTGGCAAAATTTGGTGCAATTCTATCTTCAAAAGTACAATGGTACACCTATAACCCattctatacaattttaaaattattaattacctTACTAAGCGAAAAAGTCGGCTTGAAATGCTTTTGTTCTACATTgatataaatttgcaaaaatatagatTTGGTAGAATATTACACAAAAAACTACACTTTTAATAGCGGTTttgtataatttgaaaattccaTTTACCATTCCTGTAAAAAAAAACCTTCACACATTGAAAGGAAAtacgaataaaaatatttgaatcaaAACAATCAAGGATAATTTGGCAATTTCTTTGACGAATTAGTTCCataaaaagggaactttttgaaatcaaatctaattttggtatttttttaattaaattttgagtcctttttgttttcatttatgtatgtatatatttttaaaatacttacttaaaactttttaaaatgtatctACGAATAATTTGCATATTAGTcaacatataatttatttttaggtgATTTTctcaaattgtttattatttttattactaagcaacattataaacaaaattttatattaaaaaggtgttaaaaaaacttttttacaaatcaTGGCAATTCAAAGaaacaataaatacatttcgaacagtttgtttatttttgtgttttttttttaattttattacagatTTTCTGGGACATAAACTTAGCGTAGCATGGGAGGAAGagtgtaataaaaaacaaatgaaacacAAGGAGCCCAGTCTTCTAAAAGCGGTATTAAAAGTATTTGGTTTACGTTTTGCTACTTTGGGTCTAGtgctatttattttagaaattggtttacggtaaatatttttatttctcttaaCAAATTGCATTTGAATTGATAAGGTCGGGAATTGAAAGATACAATATGATCACACACAATTTGCATACTTCAAAAACAATGACATTATCAATTCAAACgacttatttcaatttaattaatgtgtttattatattaagtatcaaattaaattttcttttaacagtgTCACTCAACCTTTATTTTTGGGCGGTTTAGTTTCATATTATGCTAAGCCCGAAAATAATACGAGTGGTGATCAAACCACTGCGTATTTATACGCATTGGGTGTGATCTTATGCAGTGCATTGAATGTTTTCTTTATGCATCCTTACATGTTAGGCATACTGCATACGGGCATGAAAATACGAGTGGCCATGTGCAGCATGATATATCGTAAGGCACTGCGTTTGAGTAAAACAGCACTGGGTAATACGACATCCGGTCAAGTGGTCAATCTAATATCGAACGATGTTGGTCGCTTGGACACGTCTATGATACACATGCACTATTTGTGGTTGGGTCCAGTTGAAATAGTGATTATAACATATTTGATGTACAGAGAGGTGAGTCATTGAAATTATAAGCGTATAAATACTTTGTAAATATgttgtattaaaaaagttttttttttgcatttcatatCCTTTAATTCACTATTAGTAGAAAATATCGAATctcaaataacaaaacaagcaTATGcggaaaatttatttagaaaacttgtttgcaaattgtaaattttttttcagatttctcaactgaaatttttgttaataacgttattatttaaacattgaaTAAAATTAACCGCTGAAATTTCGACAGATTGGACAGATCCGCATtacaagttttataaataaaaatgattacgcgctatttataactaaaaaaactgATGTGTTAAATATCAGAGTTCATATTCGGATTCAGAGCATCTCAATACTTTACAAAAGTATAACTGGTCTCTGGCCTTTgacgtttttaaattttggtatgattttaaatcttaaatgcaattttatatGTTTGGCGAAAATGACTCACATTTCTAAgatattcttaagaaaattacttcttTAACCAGATCAACGCTACAATTCGATAAAAACCAaggatttttaaaaaacaatgtgTCTTTGGTTTTTAATCTAACAACGCCATTTGCTAAAAATCACAAACTAATTTAACAATCATCTAATTCATAACATTTTATCACTCACCTAATACCATCTCTCATCTCTTTAATACTATGTACGTACACCTTCTGAAATCCTAAGAAcctttatatatgtttttgtcCCAACCTTTTATAGATTGGTGTGTCTTCCCTATTTGGTGTTGCCATTATGATTCTATTCCTGCCACTTCAAGCCTTTTTGGGCAAAAAGACTTCCGTATTACGTCTCCGTACTGCATTGCGTACAGACGAACGTGTACGCATGATGAATGAAATCATCTCGGGTATACAGGTTATAAAAATGTATGCTTGGGAAATACCTTTTGGTAAAATGGTCGAATATGCTCGATTCAAAGAAATGAATGCCATacgtaatgtcaattatatacGTGGTATTTTACAGTCCTTTATTATGTTCTTAACCCGCATATCAGTGTTTGCTAGTTTGGTGGGCTTTGTTCTGTTGGGCAAATTGCTAACGGCCGAAAAAGCTTTTGTAATTACAGCTTACTACAATATTTTGCGCAACACAATGACCATCTATTTCCCTATGGGTATTTCACAATTCGCTGAAACTATGGTTTCCTTTAAGAGAATCCAAAAGTATATGATGCATGAGGAGACAAAAGTTCGCGACAAATCTCTAGAAGTTGATAGTGAGAATAACAAACTACAACCCACTGCCATTATAGAGGAGAATGGTAAAGCTATTGCTATGAATGGTGTCATAAAGCCCATGACAACTACGACCAATCATAGTGCTCATCAAATGGAAGCTGGTGTAGTAATAAGTAAACTTAAGGCTAAATGGGATTCGCAATCTACGGAGTATACCTTGGATGGTATAGACTTAAAAATTAATCCACGTACTCTGGTGGCTGTTATTGGTCCTGTCGGTTCGGGGAAATCCAGGTAAattgaataattaaataaataatgaaaaaatacataaatatataaatcaaaatcatacattttaaaagtaaattttacaaatccTTTAATCCCTgcaaaattaattaactaaattgATTTTGCTATTATTACTAATGTAATACACAGCTGGAAATTTCTAGCCCGTGTTAATATATGTTAGGCTTGGAATATAATGATTACATTAAGTAACACATTACAGGTCAATAACCAAtaatatgtaattgtaattcgatattttataataatttgaataaaaaattattaaagtacttcaaTAACTATTACATGTAATTATAATTGGTAAAACGTTAATTAGTACTTGATAATAGTGATTGACTCATTACTAACGCCCCCCTATAACTGCTTCCTATAAAAATGCtgtgtgttaaataaatatggtATTTTTATAGGTAAAAGTGCAAAAGTTAACACGGAATTGAATATTTACTTCCATCGTCTGTAAGTGTATCACATTCAATTCCACCTACATATTTAAAAACTCTAATCAGTTATTAGACCGtaattttaacactttcaaTTTATTAAGCTTAATTCAAGCCATACTTGGTGAACTACCCGCTGAATCCGGTTCTGTTAATGTTAATGGCACTTTGTCATATGCTTCCCAAGAGCCCTGGCTATTCACTGGTACGGTGCGTCAGAATATTTTGTTTGGATTACCAATGGATAAGCAGCGCTATCGCACAGTTGTGAAAAAGTGTGCTCTCGAACGTGACTTTGAGTTATTGCCCTACGGTGATAAGACAATTGTAGGCGAACGCGGCGCTTCACTGTCTGGTGGTCAAAAAGCCCGTATTAGTTTAGCCAGGGCTGTGTATCGCAAAACGGATGTCTATCTGTTGGATGATCCCTTAAGCGCTGTTGACACTCATGTCGGTCGTCACTTGTTTGATCAGTGTATGCGGGGTTTCTTGCGTGATGATATTGTTCTGCTTGTTACACATCAGTTGCAATTCATGGAACAGGCAGATCTTATTGTGATTATGGATAAGGGACGCATAAGTGCTATGGGCACATTTGAATCAATGCGTAAGAGTGGTTTAGATTTTGCAAAACTACTAATGAAAGCCGATCAACAGGAACAAGCAAATGCTAAGGCAGCTGGAGATGCACCTGAAAACAATAAATCAGCGTTATCGCGACAAAATAGCAAAATGCGCTCGCGTCAAAATAGTGTTACTTCGATGAGTTCAGCGGCAGATTCGGCGCCTGGAGATTCGCCTATGCAAGTGCAAGAAAATCGTGAAGATGGAAAAATTGGTTGGAAACTATATAAGAAGTACTTTGGTGCCAGTGGAGGTTACATATTGTTTGCTGTAATGGCTTTCTTCTGTGTTGCTGCCCAGGTATTAGCATCTGGTGGTGATTATTTCTTGTCATATTGGTGGgtttcaatttatttgttgtaataatcTCGATTCcaatgtgtaaaaatttattattacttttttagggTAAACAAAAATGGACAAGCTCAAAGTCAAGTTACTGACGCGTATAGACGTCCTGAAGCTCGTTTAGATAGCAATACCGACCCTGTTGATTTGTATATCTTCACAGCCATTaatgtttctattattttcttcGCATTGACACGTTCTCTGCTCTTCTTCAATTTGGCCAAAAGATCTTCCACGAATTTACACAATGCTATGTTCAAGGGTGTAACCAGAGCTGCCATGTATTTCTTTAATACCAATCCTTCGGGTCGTATTCTTAACCGTTTCTCCAAAGATTTGGGTCaagttgatgaaattttacctGGTGTTATGATGGATGTCATACAAATCTTTTTGGCTTTACTCGGTATAGTGGTAGTATTGTGCTTAGTTAATCCCTGGTATTTATTAGCAACTGCCTTATTGGCTGTTATATTCTACTTTTTGCGTTCATTCTATTTGAATACTTCGAGAGATGTAAAACGTCTCGAGGCTATAAGTAAGCTTTTTGATTAAAGATTCCATtgaaaatgatatttatataatttctccTTTCTTTTAGCTCGTTCGCCCATTTACTCACATCTAGGTGCTTCTCTAAATGGTCTTTCAACTATACGTGCTTTCGGTGCCCAAAAAGTATTGATTGCTGAATTTGATAACTATCAAGATATGCATAGTTCAggctattttatgtttttggctACAAGTCGTGCCTTTGGCTACTGGCTAGATTGCTGTTGTGTTCTCTATATTGCCATTATCACCTTGAGTTTCTTCCTTTTCTCTCCGGAAAATGGCGGTGATGTAGGTTTGGCCATCACACAAGCTATGGGAATGACCGGTATGGTACAATGGGGCATGCGTCAATCGGCCGAATTAGAAAATACTATGACATGTGTAGAACGTGTGGTAGAATATGAAGATTTAGAAGCTGAAGGTGAATTTGAATCTCCACCGAATAAAAAACCACCAAAATCTTGGCCAGAAGATGGTCAAATTATTTTCGACAATTTAAGTTTACGTTACTTCCCCGATCCCAAATCAGAGTGTGTTTTGAAGGCTTTAAATATCTCCATCAAGGCCAGAGAAAAGGTTGGCATAGTTGGGCGCACCGGAGCTGGAAAGTCGTCATTGATTAATGCACTCTTTAGGCTTTCCTATAATGATGGTTCGGTGA
This genomic window contains:
- the LOC111676775 gene encoding probable multidrug resistance-associated protein lethal(2)03659 isoform X1; its protein translation is MQSFKADELPENPRETANPLSALMFCFAMPTFFKGRKKILDESDLYKALKEHKSDFLGHKLSVAWEEECNKKQMKHKEPSLLKAVLKVFGLRFATLGLVLFILEIGLRVTQPLFLGGLVSYYAKPENNTSGDQTTAYLYALGVILCSALNVFFMHPYMLGILHTGMKIRVAMCSMIYRKALRLSKTALGNTTSGQVVNLISNDVGRLDTSMIHMHYLWLGPVEIVIITYLMYREIGVSSLFGVAIMILFLPLQAFLGKKTSVLRLRTALRTDERVRMMNEIISGIQVIKMYAWEIPFGKMVEYARFKEMNAIRNVNYIRGILQSFIMFLTRISVFASLVGFVLLGKLLTAEKAFVITAYYNILRNTMTIYFPMGISQFAETMVSFKRIQKYMMHEETKVRDKSLEVDSENNKLQPTAIIEENGKAIAMNGVIKPMTTTTNHSAHQMEAGVVISKLKAKWDSQSTEYTLDGIDLKINPRTLVAVIGPVGSGKSSLIQAILGELPAESGSVNVNGTLSYASQEPWLFTGTVRQNILFGLPMDKQRYRTVVKKCALERDFELLPYGDKTIVGERGASLSGGQKARISLARAVYRKTDVYLLDDPLSAVDTHVGRHLFDQCMRGFLRDDIVLLVTHQLQFMEQADLIVIMDKGRISAMGTFESMRKSGLDFAKLLMKADQQEQANAKAAGDAPENNKSALSRQNSKMRSRQNSVTSMSSAADSAPGDSPMQVQENREDGKIGWKLYKKYFGASGGYILFAVMAFFCVAAQVLASGGDYFLSYWVNKNGQAQSQVTDAYRRPEARLDSNTDPVDLYIFTAINVSIIFFALTRSLLFFNLAKRSSTNLHNAMFKGVTRAAMYFFNTNPSGRILNRFSKDLGQVDEILPGVMMDVIQIFLALLGIVVVLCLVNPWYLLATALLAVIFYFLRSFYLNTSRDVKRLEAITRSPIYSHLGASLNGLSTIRAFGAQKVLIAEFDNYQDMHSSGYFMFLATSRAFGYWLDCCCVLYIAIITLSFFLFSPENGGDVGLAITQAMGMTGMVQWGMRQSAELENTMTCVERVVEYEDLEAEGEFESPPNKKPPKSWPEDGQIIFDNLSLRYFPDPKSECVLKALNISIKAREKVGIVGRTGAGKSSLINALFRLSYNDGSVIIDKRDTNELGLHDLRSKISIIPQEPVLFSGTMRYNLDPFEEYSDAKLWESLDEVKLKDVVSELPCGLQSKISEGGTNFSVGQRQLVCLARAILRENRILVMDEATANVDPQTDALIQTTIRNKFRQCTVLTIAHRLHTVMDSDKVLVMDAGRAVEFGSPFELLTQSRTNIFYGMVKQTGNTTFDSLLKVAQKAHEENLKAKKDS
- the LOC111676775 gene encoding probable multidrug resistance-associated protein lethal(2)03659 isoform X2, with the translated sequence MQSFKADELPENPRETANPLSALMFCFAMPTFFKGRKKILDESDLYKALKEHKSDFLGHKLSVAWEEECNKKQMKHKEPSLLKAVLKVFGLRFATLGLVLFILEIGLRVTQPLFLGGLVSYYAKPENNTSGDQTTAYLYALGVILCSALNVFFMHPYMLGILHTGMKIRVAMCSMIYRKALRLSKTALGNTTSGQVVNLISNDVGRLDTSMIHMHYLWLGPVEIVIITYLMYRERIQKYMMHEETKVRDKSLEVDSENNKLQPTAIIEENGKAIAMNGVIKPMTTTTNHSAHQMEAGVVISKLKAKWDSQSTEYTLDGIDLKINPRTLVAVIGPVGSGKSSLIQAILGELPAESGSVNVNGTLSYASQEPWLFTGTVRQNILFGLPMDKQRYRTVVKKCALERDFELLPYGDKTIVGERGASLSGGQKARISLARAVYRKTDVYLLDDPLSAVDTHVGRHLFDQCMRGFLRDDIVLLVTHQLQFMEQADLIVIMDKGRISAMGTFESMRKSGLDFAKLLMKADQQEQANAKAAGDAPENNKSALSRQNSKMRSRQNSVTSMSSAADSAPGDSPMQVQENREDGKIGWKLYKKYFGASGGYILFAVMAFFCVAAQVLASGGDYFLSYWVNKNGQAQSQVTDAYRRPEARLDSNTDPVDLYIFTAINVSIIFFALTRSLLFFNLAKRSSTNLHNAMFKGVTRAAMYFFNTNPSGRILNRFSKDLGQVDEILPGVMMDVIQIFLALLGIVVVLCLVNPWYLLATALLAVIFYFLRSFYLNTSRDVKRLEAITRSPIYSHLGASLNGLSTIRAFGAQKVLIAEFDNYQDMHSSGYFMFLATSRAFGYWLDCCCVLYIAIITLSFFLFSPENGGDVGLAITQAMGMTGMVQWGMRQSAELENTMTCVERVVEYEDLEAEGEFESPPNKKPPKSWPEDGQIIFDNLSLRYFPDPKSECVLKALNISIKAREKVGIVGRTGAGKSSLINALFRLSYNDGSVIIDKRDTNELGLHDLRSKISIIPQEPVLFSGTMRYNLDPFEEYSDAKLWESLDEVKLKDVVSELPCGLQSKISEGGTNFSVGQRQLVCLARAILRENRILVMDEATANVDPQTDALIQTTIRNKFRQCTVLTIAHRLHTVMDSDKVLVMDAGRAVEFGSPFELLTQSRTNIFYGMVKQTGNTTFDSLLKVAQKAHEENLKAKKDS